The Candidatus Melainabacteria bacterium RIFOXYA2_FULL_32_9 DNA segment TTATAAAAGTGACTTTGTTACTTTGCGGTGATAGTGCGTATTATTGGAAAGATTGATGGCTTAAGACAGTGCGAAGCACCTCGCAATGACATCTACATTATTAGTGCATTTTAATATTTTCTGGGCAAGCACCCTAAATTTACTACGAATACTGACTTAACAGAAAATCCTTATTCTCTTTTAACGCATCAATAATTCTTTTTGATGCTAATCCATCGCCGTAAGGATTTACCGCTGAAGACATTTTATTATACTGTTCTTGTGAATCAAGAAGGCCCTGAACAGTGTTAACAATTTTATCCGTATCAGATCCCACAAGCTTAACAGTTCCATATTCAATGGCTTCAGGTCTTTCAGTTTCATCTCTTAAAACCAAAACAGGTTTTCCAAGAGATGGGGCTTCTTCTTGAATACCTCCAGAATCTGTAAGAATAATATGTGATTCTTTAATTAAATTCGCAAATGGTGCATAATCAAGAGGCTCGATTAATCTAACCCTATCAATATTGTCCAGCATTGAAAATACAGTATTTCTTACATTTGGATTCAAATGAACCGGATAAACAACCTGAATATCAGGATTATTTTTAACTAATATTTGTACTGCTTTACATATATTTTCAAGAGGTTTACCAAAATTTTCTCTTCTATGTGAAGTCAAAAGAATTGTTTTTAGGCTTTTATTCAGGTTTAATCCTGATAAATCTACTTGATGATTATTTACAGTATATAAAAGAGCATCTATAACGGTATTTCCTGTCATATAAGTCTTATCTTTATCTACTCCGGAATTTACCAAAACATCCGCTGATCTACTAGTAGGTGCAAAATAAAAGGATGAAACAGCATCAGCAACTACACGATTAATTTCTTCGGGAAACGGATAGTATTTATTAAAAGTTCTAAGCCCTGCTTCAACATGCCCTATAGGAATTTTTGCATAAAAAGCAGACAGACTTGCTGCAAGGGTTGTTGTAGTATCACCATGTACCAACACCACATGAGGCTTAGATTTCTCATATACTTCTTTCATCTGAAGCAGAACATCAGCTGTTAAATTCCATAAATTTTGATTAGGTTTCATTATATTCAAATCAAAATCAGGCTTAATCTTAAATAATTCAAGAACCTGATCCAGCATTTCTCTATGCTGAGCTGTTACGCAAACTATTGACTCAAAAATATCAGGATTATTATTAAGCTCCATCACAACCGGAGCCATTTTTATGGCTTCTGGTCGTGTTCCAAATACTGTTAAAACTCTAATCTTTTCCAAGCTATTAACTCCTGTCTAAGAATTAAACACTCTAATGACTATGTAAACAAGATAAATTAAATAAAACGCGCCACCACTTATCAGCGCACTCGGTCTTAATATACCTTTATTGGCAACAATATTCAAATATACGATTGCAACAGAAAAATAAACCATTGCAACATTTATAAGAGCATCTGAACTTAAAACCCAAGGAGTAAGTACTATTCCTACTGCTGGAGGAATACAACTTTGAAATACCATAGCCCCGGTTATATTTCCCAAAGCAAGAGTATCTTTTTTAGCCCTTATCCATATTACGCTATTGAATTTTTCAGGCAATTCGGTTGCTATCGGGGCAATAATCAGACTTAGAATAAGAGGATTTATATGCAAAACCTCTGAAATAACTTTTAGTTCTTCAACAAAAAAGTGAGCCAAAAATATAATTCCTACTAGAGATACGAGAACCTGCAAAATAATTGCAGGCATATGCAATAAACCTGGTACATTTATATATCTGGTAAAATATAATGCGTCTAATTCTTCTTGACCACCTTCAGGTATTTTACTTGCTGTTCTTACAGTTAAGAATACATAAACACCATAAATTACAAAAAGTAAAGCAGCTACAAAATACCTAATTGCCGGAACAGGAATAAAAGAAGTCATAATCGCTAAAAAGTAAGCACCCATAAAATAATGGAGATCTCTAAACATAATGATCGTATTAATTGGCATTGCGGCAGTTCTTCTTCCAGAGCGAGTAAAAATAAGAACAGCCATACCCGTTATGAAAAATGCCAACGTTCCAAGCATAAATGGTGCACCAAGAATAGCACCTATACCTATTTCATTACTTACCTCAATATTACCGCCTGTTATATAAGCTCCTACAATAGCCACAATAGGAATAATAGTCTCAGGCAACGCTGTTCCAACCGCTGCTAAAACACTACCTACAGCACCTTCTGATAAGTTTAATTCTTCTCCAAGGTGCTCAATTGCATTTGTGAATATAACGCAGGCCAGGACAATCAGAAATAAGATTATTATCAAACTAACAGATGCTAAAACTAAATCCAAAACTTTCTCCTATCTTATTAACTAATAATCTTAAATTTGTGCTAGAATCATTTTACTAAAAGTATAAGATAAAATAATTAATATGGAAGCAATAAATAAACTAATTGAAATCATAAAAAAAGCGAAAAGCTTAGTGATCCTATCTCATGTTGGTCCTGATGGTGATACACTGGGTTCTATGTTGGCCCTAAAAGAAATTCTAGCTCAATTAGGAACAATAGATAAAATTGACGCCATTATTGTAGGGAAAATCCCTGACTTGTATACCTTTTTGCCTGGAATAGCCGAAGTAAAAAATCCTGGAGACAAGAATTTATATCAAAATTATGACCTGTCTATCACTGTTGATTGTGGTTCAATAGATAGACTTGGTGATTCTGTAGATTTATTTAGAAATGCTAAAGCTTCTGCCAATATAGATCACCACGTGAGTAATACTAATTTTGCGCAAATAAACTGGATTGAGCCAAAAGCATCTTCTACCGGGCAAATATTATATAAAATTATAGAACTATTAAAAGTTAATTTAACTAAAAATATTGCCACAAATTTATATACAGCCATTTTGACAGATACAGGCGGATTTAAATTTGAAAATACCAAGCCTGAAACACTTCAAATTTGCGCAAAACTATTAGAAGCAGGAGTAGATCCAACTTTTATTTATAAAAAATGTTATGAATCAAAAACACTATCCATGGTAAGACTGCAAGCAAGAGCAGTAGACCAGGCAGTTTTCTTAGACGACAACAAAATTGCTTATGCCTCCGTAACCAGACAACTTTTAGACTTATTTGGCGCCTATGATGATCATGTTGATGGAATCTCTGAAACCTTAAGGCAGGTAAATACAGTAGAAGTGGCCTTAGTATTTAAAGAAACCATAAAAGGGGACACAAAAGTAAGTTTTAGAAGTAACGGGCTAAATGTATGTGAAATAGCCAGATTCTTTGGCGGTGGAGGACATAAATTAGCTGCTGGATGCACAGTTCAAAAAAATATTCCTGATTCAATTAATGAAGTGCTTCCAATTGTTAAAAAACAAGTTAGCAAACTATCCCTAAATTCTTAGAAGCTGTCTTGTTAAAGTTGAATCGCCTTGCCAAGCAAGCCGCTTGCAACTTTAACCGCAGTCCAAAAATCGAGCCTGTAATTATTTCATAACCTGATTTTTACATTTTTAACCAGACAGGCTCTTAATTTTATTCTTAAAAGAATTGTCTGATTATTGAATTTAATTCTAAATTCAATAATCTATACTACTTATAGTTATTTTTATCGATTGATAATTAATTTTAGCCAAAATTCTTTGTTTATTCCTTAATTCAGCTATATAAACCATTTTACTGATTTATCAATGAGGAAATTAGATATGAGTAAAAAAAGAATAACGCTTAATCAGGATTATTTTAAGTTAGATGCTAAGTTTGTCAGAAGAGGAATTCCTCAGGAAGAATTAAAACAAGCTTTTAGATTACTTGAAATAAAATTTAAAAGAGCACATAAATATCCTTACGGGCATGAGTAAAACATTAAATTTCATTAAAGATGTAGGAAAAGGGATTCTGGATCACGATTATCCGGGGTTAGCTTCAGAAATGGCTTATAACCTTATCTTATCTCTGTTTCCTTTTGCCATCTTCGCTGTTTCTATATTCGGGCTTTTTGGAACTCCAAATAATATCAACCAGATTATTAATTTGTTAAATGCAGTGGCTCCAACAGAAACCTTGCATTTAATAAGAGATGTTTTAAATGAAATATTTAGATCCAGTTCAACCGGCTTATTAAGCATTATAGCTTTAATAGGTGCACTATGGACATCATCAAGAGCTATTCTTAGTATAGCTAAAGGTATGAATAGAGCTTATGAAGTCCCAGAAACAAGATCTTTTATCAAGTTAAACGGATTAGCCCTTTTAACAGTAATAATGTTCGCTATAGTATTACTAATATCTGTTAACTTGACCATTTTTGGAACTACAATTCTTGAATTTTTAAGTAGATTTTTACCTATTTCCAATGATGTATCTACCACCGTACTTTTAGTTAGATGGCCTATAACTCTTTTTTCTCTTTTTACAATAACGTTAATAATCTATTACTTTCTGCCTAATGTGCACTTTTACAAGAAAAAATTGTTATTAAGCTCAGTTTTTGGATCATTATTTTTTAGCATCTTCTGGCTATTCGGCTCCTGGTTGTTTAGTTTATACGTTGAGAACTTTGCTCGATATAATGCTGTTTACGGTACATTAGGTGCATTTATTGTGCTTCTTATCTGGCTTTATTATACTTCCTTAATTATGCTAATTGGCGGAGAGATCAGTTCTGAACTTTATAAAGTATTTAGCCCCAAGATTGTTGAAGTTAAGAACAAACCATAGCAACATAATCTAATAATTATAGGAATAGTGTTACGCTATGTAATACTGAAATTCCTGAAAATTAATCAGGAAATTTAACGTATATTCCTAATAATAGTCCTTCTTAAGGCTAAAAGTATTTAGCTACATGCATAAGCATGATTGTAAAATTATGTTAAGAAGTTAGGCGAAATAGGAAATTAAGGACAGTATATAGTTTTTATATATATATAAGAGTGATAGCTTATATCATTGTTAGATTCTATCGCGGAGGATATTACCTATGTTCGCAGTTGGAAAAATCGAATGTTCTAGACCAAAACCAGTCGAGACTGCAGGACAAGTTGCAATGAAAGCTCCTGAAGTTAGCAAGCCTTTATTCTCAGAAACTGCTGGCTCAGTTGCTTCTGCAGGTTCCTGTGGTTCTGGTGGGGGCTTAAACGTTATTGCGTAATAACGTTTAAGCAAACCCGGTAATCATTACTGGAAACAGTTAGTATTTAGCTCGCTTATCATAAATAAGTGGCTAGGTTACTAATGGGAAAACGTGATCAGGCTTGGGCCATGTCTCAATTAACAGTACTCTATTGTCACTGTTTAATTGGGCTTGATATAAAGCGTACTTTATAAAGGAGTTTGAGGGTGTTCTTCAGTTAAATAAGCAACACTAATTAGTGTTGCTTATTTAGAATTATTTTTAAAAATTCTTATACAGAAACTTTTAGGTTTCCAAAACAGTCTTTACAATATACAGATTTATCTTCAGAAGGTCTGAAAGGAACCTTAGCTGGTGCGCCACAATCAGAACAGGTTATGTCGTACAATTTTTCTGGGGTCTTCTGTTCATATTTTTTCTGTTATTACGACATTGTGGACAACGTTTTGGTGTGTTTACAAGGCTTTTTGTTTGATAAAATTCTTGTTCACCTGCAGTAAATTCAAAATTACCACCGCATTCTACGCACTGTAAAGTAAGATCTTCGAATGCCATGCCTAAACTTGGCCTCCTTGTTGTTTGTTCTAACTTATCGATTTTAATTTGTAGAATTTTATTGTGTAATTTTCAAGCAAAATATTAAGTTAGAGTATATCCGAAAATTCAAAAAATGACGCTTAGAGATTGCTTCACAAGATAAATTTTATAAAATATCCCTGCTGAAAGGTTCGCAATTGACAACAGAAATTTATTTTCGGATAAGCTCTTAATTAGTATTGGTTGAATTTATAACTGGAGCTTGGCTTTCAATAGCCATATGAAAATCTATATCTTTCTTAACCCTTACAATAAATTTTTTAGCAGCATTAACAGGTACTGCAAAACCTATACCAATGTTAGATTTATTATTGTCAGGATTGTAAATTGACTGACTAATTCCAATAACTTCTCCGTTTGTATTTATAAGTGGTCCACCTGAGCAGCCCGGATTAATTGCAGCATCTGTCTGAATTTTATTTCTTTCATAATCTATTCGACTAACTATACCTGTAGTTAAAGTTTCATTGAAACCAAAAGGGTTTCCTATTGCCAAAACTTTCTGACCGACTTTAATTTTAGAGGAATCTCCAAGCTTAATTGATTGTAGAGATGCATCAGGATTAATTTTTATAAGTGATAAATCATTATTCTCGCCTGTAATTGCAATAAGCTTACCCTTATACTTTTTACCATTATGAAGTATAACGGAAATATTTCCCCCATTATCTGTCACATGGCTACTAGTTAATATAATTCCTCTGGGATCAATGATACATCCCGTTCCACTTGATGTACCATCGTCAATATCGACATCAATTGCAACTATTGAAGGGCAAATTTTCTCATATACGTATATATTTATTTGTTCATNNNNNNNNNNNNNNNNNNNNNNNNNNNNNNNNNNNNNNNNNNNNNNNNNNNNNNNNNNNNNNNNNTCGAATTCTCTTATTCACGGGCAAGATTATCAAGCAATGATACCGGGGAATTATACTATGACGGAAATATTTACCGCGCCGTTGCCATCTACCAATTTTCACCAGAGATTTTTTTTAGAACTATTGTTCAGTATGATACATTTGCTAAAAATTTTCAGATCTATCCCCTGTTCAGTTATAAGCTGAATGCTTTTACTACTTTCTTTGCAGGTGCAACCAGCAGTTATTTTAATTACGAGGGTAATAACGGAGTAATCAATACAAGCCAGCAGTACTTTTTAAAACTGCAATATCTTTTAGGAATATAATTTTTTGAAGGAAATTTTTTTTGTAGAGATGTTGCCTGCCTACCGCAGGCAGGTTTATCACGTCTCGTTTGTAAAATGAGACGCCACATGTGGCGTCTTTACATTTTAATCTATTATCTATCGTAGAGACTCGCCACGGCGAGTCTCTACATTAATTCTCTTCTGCAATTTTTATCTCTTCTCGATTTTTTTTACATATTCTTGCAACATTGTTTTCAATTATTCCTAATCGACCAAGAAATAGCTTTTAACTGCCGAGAATATTTACTTTTTTAATCGAGTTAAATAAAAGTCTTTAGATTTTTTAAAATATTTATTTAATTCAAAATTATCCGCTGAATAAGCTGGATCAATTTTTTCAAATATATTTTGATATGATTCATAAGAATAACAATCAATAAAAGTTAATCCCAATGTTTTTCCTAATTGAGTATCATAACATTCTTCTTGGTTTCTTCTAAAATAATATAATTGGTCATGGATGGATAGTTTAAATCCAGGGATAAACCATTTTAAATCGGTTACAGCTAAACGGAACTCATCCAATAAAATCATTATATTTTTTTCAACTTTGCTAGTAGGACTTATCTTTAAATTATAACGGAATAATAATGGTAATATCAGATGCACTTTCCGATGTGAAGTAAGATTATTTTTGATAATGGGGTAAATGTATTTAAATAAATCAGGGTAATTCTCTAAAACCAAAATAATGTCTGCTAGAAGTCTAATATTTCCAGATATCTCTTCAACCCTATCATGACTATAAATAAGTACTTCATTAGGTCTATTACTATTAATTAAAATATCTCTAATTAATTTTATAATTTTATCATTGGATGTATTTGCAAGGAATTGAATAAAATTTAAAATATTTTCTTTTGTATAAGTTTGTGCAGAATAACTAATTAGCTGATGGTATACAGATTGATTCTGGAATAATTCATTAAGAAGTAATTCTTGTTCCGACGAAGACTGATTAAGTGAATAATTTAGATGTTTGGAAGCACATAAATAATTTAAAGCTTCGTGTCGGAATGCAAATGTATTATTGGCATCATTTCTCTTTACCCAAGCCATCGTTCGAAAAGCTGCCGCTAATTCATTTTTTTCAATTGATTTAGAACTATACTTATTTCCAATTGATGATTCAATAAAATCATCCCAATCAGATAAAGAAAAATTTCTTTTACTTTCTAAGACCAATACTTTATATGCAGACATATTAATAAAGTTTACAAAATCTTTCATGAACTCAGGAGTGACTATCTCGTGGCGTTTTCTTTTTAAGAATTCTCTTTCTAATAATTTAGAAATAATAAAGTCGATTATGTTAAGACGATTGCTATCAAATCTGATGGTTAGGAGTTCATCAAGATTTTCATATTCTCTCTTAAGGTAAAGTAAAATATAGTAGAACAATAATGGATCAATAATTAATGTTTTAAGATTACTAGAAAGTATCTTTTTAAATAGTTCTTCTGCCTTATTGTAACCCTCAAAATGGCTGTTAAAAATCCTTTCTAATTGTTTCTCATCATAATGACATAATTCTACAATTGTACTAATTGTATCATTTTCGTCTATAGATTGCGGACTAAATTTAAGAGAGCCTAAGTAGTCTATCATTTGTTTGTTAGTTTTAAAATATGTAGACCTAAGAAAAAATAATGTTGACAAATTATTAACAAACGAAGCAAGGAATTTTTTTAATTGTTCAAACCCTTTTTCTCCATAGTTATAGTTCATTTCATCAACGGAATCGATTATTTGGAAAATTTGATCTTTCATAATTCCGTCGACGAGAATACTTTTATCGTCCTGTGATAAAGATCTATAATTATCAAAAATTGGGTTTAGTATTTCATTTACAGTTGCTTTAACATTGTAGTTGTTGAGATT contains these protein-coding regions:
- a CDS encoding cytochrome C551, translating into MAFEDLTLQCVECGGNFEFTAGEQEFYQTKSLVNTPKRCPQCRNNRKNMNRRPQKNCTT
- a CDS encoding UDP-N-acetylglucosamine 2-epimerase — encoded protein: MEKIRVLTVFGTRPEAIKMAPVVMELNNNPDIFESIVCVTAQHREMLDQVLELFKIKPDFDLNIMKPNQNLWNLTADVLLQMKEVYEKSKPHVVLVHGDTTTTLAASLSAFYAKIPIGHVEAGLRTFNKYYPFPEEINRVVADAVSSFYFAPTSRSADVLVNSGVDKDKTYMTGNTVIDALLYTVNNHQVDLSGLNLNKSLKTILLTSHRRENFGKPLENICKAVQILVKNNPDIQVVYPVHLNPNVRNTVFSMLDNIDRVRLIEPLDYAPFANLIKESHIILTDSGGIQEEAPSLGKPVLVLRDETERPEAIEYGTVKLVGSDTDKIVNTVQGLLDSQEQYNKMSSAVNPYGDGLASKRIIDALKENKDFLLSQYS